A part of Streptomyces sp. NBC_01451 genomic DNA contains:
- a CDS encoding restriction endonuclease, translating into MLKDSSLRGYLLEESLAWLLRFSGYRLLVHEDQDPVELVTEGQTLRVRGRGALHQVDVLGEFAFTPAFSMPVRLFLEAKYYQTRCELEVVRNAHGVMHDVNENFMTGAGTRPRQRYKYSYALFSASGFTPDAQKYALAHQISLVDLSGASFAWLLGHIGATATSLCAAQQHLPKSAPFPLNWMRAELRKALATSPLDLLPSVSIPDGKFKQAAGTVIEQFATVLRQHSDAELLLGFPAAPFILPLAANDHRGFLKYAEAKPDHTVRIRRRGMGAAAEWTLSPADAVGAYELTFKLPEHIEEWISGIGEKERRRTAEVKEQFLSAITLYRMNGTGVRAYQLRYEASSLSRAGAT; encoded by the coding sequence GTGCTCAAGGACTCGTCGTTGCGGGGCTACTTACTGGAAGAGTCACTGGCCTGGCTGCTGCGCTTCAGCGGCTATCGGCTTCTCGTTCACGAAGATCAGGACCCGGTCGAGTTGGTGACGGAGGGCCAGACTCTCCGGGTTCGAGGGCGGGGCGCGCTCCACCAGGTCGACGTTCTCGGGGAGTTCGCCTTCACCCCGGCGTTCTCCATGCCGGTGCGGCTGTTCCTGGAAGCCAAGTACTACCAGACACGCTGCGAGCTGGAGGTCGTGCGGAACGCCCACGGTGTCATGCACGACGTGAACGAGAACTTCATGACAGGCGCCGGGACGCGGCCCCGGCAGCGGTACAAGTACTCGTACGCCTTGTTCTCGGCGAGCGGATTCACCCCCGACGCCCAGAAGTACGCGCTCGCCCACCAGATCTCTCTCGTGGACCTGTCGGGTGCTTCCTTCGCCTGGTTGCTCGGCCACATCGGAGCTACGGCGACGAGTCTGTGCGCGGCACAGCAGCATCTGCCGAAGTCGGCCCCCTTTCCACTGAACTGGATGCGCGCGGAGCTGAGAAAGGCGCTGGCGACGTCCCCGCTGGACCTGCTGCCATCGGTCTCGATCCCCGATGGGAAGTTCAAGCAGGCCGCCGGCACCGTGATTGAGCAGTTCGCCACTGTGCTGCGGCAACACAGTGACGCGGAGCTGCTGCTCGGTTTCCCTGCCGCGCCATTCATCCTGCCGCTCGCCGCCAATGATCACCGAGGGTTCCTGAAGTACGCGGAGGCGAAGCCCGACCATACGGTGCGGATCAGGCGGCGGGGCATGGGGGCCGCGGCGGAGTGGACGTTGTCACCCGCGGACGCGGTCGGCGCCTATGAGTTGACCTTCAAGCTCCCGGAGCACATCGAGGAGTGGATCAGCGGCATCGGAGAGAAGGAGCGCCGTCGCACCGCGGAGGTCAAGGAGCAGTTCCTGTCGGCGATCACGCTCTACCGCATGAACGGCACCGGCGTACGCGCCTACCAGCTGCGCTATGAGGCGAGTTCCCTGTCCCGGGCCGGGGCCACGTAG
- a CDS encoding UvrD-helicase domain-containing protein, whose translation MTARLSLYRKAEQELYKLDRSVKAQFYDFCHDFRNKPDLPGLRKKKLKGDSRIHSARVSQDYRALLTQTGVDADGTESWLVIAVRHRKDVYEELQVAVNRVTGEIEFVDLAVVGDSALRRAGITLTPSEPEAQAPKPAPKPEPEPTVPPLLAEYDAEQLRELGVAEQLIELALTVTISAELDQLVEGAPLLSKDILYGLAAGMGIDDVRKEITGPVELDQRPDPDDFATALSRTKVTTVDDAVRVVIEEGDFRAWKVFLHPTQERIVHRHYTGPARVSGGPGTGKTIVALHRVKHLAEQLPPGHNKPILLTTFTKNLTTDLRLRLASLIEPDLLARIDIAHIDQLAARVLGENTAPGRGKQRVYDHVALNEMRQLLAELDDRRFEPEFLLEEWEQVILGQSVPTRSDYFKARRAGRGRALTRPERNHIWKLIEQFTARLDKLGVETWGQAAERAARFEIERAAKIRKRREYKEEIGGKDLIHRDASSGMRYIGYRYRHIVVDEAQDLRPAHWKMLRAMADPEQPNDMFVAGDTHQRIYDHQVALGALGINIRGRASRLTLSYRTTKEILAEALRVVEPKRKNEKVTYDDLDDGTDTLAGYRSVLHGPKPAFSRYNTWDDELAGLATTLSTWREDLSTDDKGAPLDPSGRIAVCVADRDMVSQTMYYLATKAGITCAELTKDGPKGDGEVHVGTMHRFKGLEYQRLAIVGASDGIIPRTSVVERYRAEDPPRYEREQRKARSLLFVATTRARDALNISWHGKPSPYLPI comes from the coding sequence ATGACGGCCCGGCTCAGCCTGTACCGCAAAGCCGAACAGGAGCTGTACAAGCTCGACCGCTCGGTCAAGGCCCAGTTCTACGACTTCTGCCACGACTTCCGGAACAAGCCCGACCTGCCGGGACTGAGGAAGAAGAAACTCAAGGGCGACTCCCGTATCCACTCGGCCCGTGTCTCCCAGGACTACCGGGCCCTGCTCACGCAGACCGGAGTCGACGCGGACGGCACCGAGAGCTGGCTGGTCATCGCCGTCCGTCACCGCAAGGACGTCTACGAAGAGCTTCAGGTCGCCGTCAACCGCGTCACCGGCGAGATCGAGTTCGTCGACCTCGCCGTCGTCGGCGACAGCGCCCTCCGCCGGGCCGGCATCACCCTCACCCCGTCTGAGCCGGAGGCACAGGCCCCCAAGCCCGCTCCCAAACCGGAGCCCGAGCCGACGGTGCCACCGCTGTTGGCCGAGTACGACGCCGAGCAACTGCGCGAACTCGGCGTCGCCGAGCAGCTGATCGAGCTGGCACTCACGGTGACCATCAGCGCCGAACTCGACCAGCTCGTCGAGGGCGCCCCGCTGCTGTCGAAGGACATCCTGTACGGCCTCGCCGCCGGAATGGGCATCGACGACGTTCGCAAGGAGATCACCGGGCCGGTCGAACTCGACCAGCGTCCCGATCCCGACGACTTCGCCACCGCCCTCTCCCGCACCAAGGTCACCACGGTCGACGACGCCGTTCGCGTCGTCATTGAAGAGGGCGACTTCCGTGCGTGGAAGGTCTTCCTCCACCCCACCCAGGAACGCATCGTCCACCGCCACTACACCGGCCCCGCCCGTGTATCCGGCGGCCCCGGCACCGGCAAGACCATCGTTGCCCTGCACCGCGTCAAGCACCTCGCCGAACAACTGCCCCCCGGCCACAACAAGCCGATCCTGCTGACCACGTTCACCAAGAACCTCACCACTGATCTGCGGCTGCGTCTCGCCTCCCTCATCGAACCCGACCTCCTTGCCCGCATCGACATCGCCCACATCGACCAGCTCGCCGCGCGTGTCCTAGGCGAGAACACCGCCCCTGGACGCGGCAAGCAGCGGGTCTACGATCATGTGGCCCTGAACGAGATGCGCCAGCTCCTGGCCGAACTCGACGACCGACGCTTCGAGCCGGAGTTCCTCCTGGAGGAGTGGGAACAGGTCATCCTCGGCCAGTCCGTCCCCACCCGCTCCGACTACTTCAAGGCACGCCGCGCCGGCCGAGGGCGCGCGCTGACCCGCCCCGAGCGCAACCACATCTGGAAGCTCATCGAGCAGTTCACCGCCCGCCTCGACAAGCTCGGCGTCGAAACCTGGGGCCAGGCCGCCGAGCGCGCCGCCCGCTTCGAGATCGAGCGCGCCGCGAAGATCAGAAAACGCCGCGAGTACAAGGAAGAGATCGGCGGCAAGGACCTCATCCACCGCGACGCCAGCTCCGGCATGCGCTACATCGGCTACCGCTACCGGCACATCGTGGTTGACGAGGCACAGGACCTGCGCCCCGCGCATTGGAAGATGCTGCGGGCCATGGCCGACCCCGAACAGCCCAACGACATGTTCGTCGCGGGTGACACCCATCAGCGCATCTACGATCACCAGGTCGCTCTCGGGGCCCTCGGCATCAACATCCGCGGCCGAGCCTCACGGCTGACCCTCAGTTACCGCACCACGAAGGAGATCCTCGCCGAGGCCCTCCGCGTCGTCGAGCCCAAGAGGAAGAACGAGAAGGTCACGTACGACGACCTCGACGACGGCACCGACACGCTCGCCGGTTATCGTTCCGTTCTCCACGGCCCCAAGCCGGCCTTCAGCCGGTACAACACCTGGGACGACGAACTCGCCGGACTCGCCACCACCCTGAGCACCTGGCGCGAAGATCTGTCCACCGACGACAAGGGCGCCCCCCTCGACCCCAGCGGCCGGATCGCCGTGTGTGTCGCCGACCGCGACATGGTCAGCCAGACCATGTACTACCTGGCCACCAAGGCGGGCATCACCTGTGCCGAACTCACCAAGGACGGTCCCAAGGGCGACGGCGAAGTCCACGTCGGCACCATGCACCGCTTCAAGGGACTCGAATACCAGCGCCTTGCCATCGTCGGCGCGAGCGACGGCATCATCCCGCGCACCAGCGTCGTCGAGCGCTACCGCGCCGAAGACCCGCCCCGCTACGAACGCGAGCAGCGCAAGGCTCGCTCCTTGCTATTCGTCGCCACGACCCGGGCACGCGATGCCCTGAACATCAGCTGGCACGGCAAGCCCAGCCCGTACCTGCCGATCTGA
- a CDS encoding DUF5655 domain-containing protein, which yields MTDLKLFRLDADGQDVELRGSTVALEVELQRRIEAGMEAMLGIRFLASEYPTGPWHRGRIDTLGLDENNTAVLIEYKKGADSGVMSQAVSYLSWLDSARHEFEALVKEKLGAEAAEAIDWRNPRMVCIAASFSHHDRVAVHRLRERIDLVRYRVFDGGLLSLLLIESAPGSASPAPARRQRREREVAAGAGKPSVQATPGAAPACLRDLYGELDEALTAWGEVEVAPLLHYIAYRRMVNLASVIFRPKHEVILVYLRVDPDTVELEEGFSRDMRGIGHLGTGDLEVRIASAADLEKAGPLIRRAFEAA from the coding sequence GTGACCGACCTGAAGCTGTTCCGGCTGGATGCCGATGGCCAGGACGTCGAGCTGCGGGGTTCGACGGTGGCGCTGGAGGTGGAGCTTCAGCGTCGGATCGAGGCGGGGATGGAGGCGATGCTCGGCATCCGCTTCCTGGCGTCGGAGTACCCGACCGGGCCCTGGCACCGGGGCCGGATCGACACGCTCGGGCTCGACGAGAACAACACCGCGGTGCTGATCGAGTACAAGAAAGGTGCAGATAGCGGGGTCATGTCGCAGGCCGTCTCCTACCTGTCGTGGCTGGACTCGGCACGTCACGAGTTCGAGGCCCTGGTCAAGGAGAAGCTGGGTGCCGAGGCGGCCGAGGCGATCGACTGGCGCAACCCGCGGATGGTCTGTATCGCGGCCAGCTTCTCCCACCACGACCGGGTCGCGGTGCACCGTCTCCGCGAGCGGATCGACCTGGTGCGCTACCGCGTCTTCGACGGCGGGCTGCTGAGCCTGCTGCTGATCGAGTCTGCCCCTGGGTCTGCGAGCCCGGCTCCGGCTCGGCGGCAGCGTCGGGAGCGGGAGGTGGCGGCCGGTGCCGGGAAGCCGTCGGTCCAGGCGACCCCCGGCGCGGCTCCCGCTTGTCTGCGGGACCTGTACGGCGAGCTGGACGAGGCCCTGACCGCGTGGGGCGAGGTCGAGGTGGCTCCGCTGCTGCACTACATCGCCTACCGGCGGATGGTGAACCTCGCCTCGGTGATCTTCCGCCCGAAGCACGAGGTGATCCTCGTCTATCTCAGAGTCGACCCGGACACGGTCGAGTTGGAGGAGGGTTTCTCCCGCGACATGCGCGGCATCGGCCACCTCGGCACGGGTGACCTGGAGGTGCGGATCGCCTCTGCTGCCGACCTGGAGAAGGCGGGACCGCTGATCCGGCGAGCGTTCGAGGCGGCCTGA